A genomic window from Coccinella septempunctata chromosome 9, icCocSept1.1, whole genome shotgun sequence includes:
- the LOC123320427 gene encoding nicastrin, protein MSWVITYAKNSKNFEIMSFLKYGLIFLFFVFLNSCNGERTKDRMYIPIKATTPCFRRLNATHQTGCSSVRGGSKGVVHYCTKEEDLQFILKNGTAGPYVPVIPVGLLTKKLVTVLEESTKISGLVLYLNNDTLNSFTHDLQCPNENFGVPNTCTKEENGGMWNQFGTGLLFEDITFPIFYMDDFNELHAVKECFEKFNNFSYETQRDRSLCSVQMNSFMYGAKNTPTCIRRSNIATNLNPMRVCDPLGDKNIWATLFPIAKYNNTTGEVKPILGQKYIIIAARSDTASMFDRTSGAESPITGFVTLLTTSKILKNMLPKNDGDYNTNILFVIFDGETFDYIGSQRMLYDMERGNFPVETENGTSTFLPVIRANDILLFLEFSQLSRTNEIVFAHRYKVDEMNDNFTRLLISNSPISITVEPSDGTLPPSSAQTFLREYSNISTIILANHQKQYSNKFYNSIFDNSSNINYKYNNKSSVLPSDSIQKHLYSLAYTVSKSVYQLITNKTWSDDDNAEAEYVDLVDELLHCYLEDQNCKIHQAVGKQPQKFHDNHTMSLYVGIDGSPSDATTLIGFILGWFTGDIVGESTQNCTNLSKNYAFRFYNMSVSTDKLNTTKCFSMVMNFTEAVSPAFIIEDYDWSSNKYSSWTESTWGEISMRLFLKPSAAQESMTMAIGCIAMIFSFFLVYLIKSRSHVLFTPEHVEPIPVDC, encoded by the exons ATGTCATGGGTAATAACCTATGCTAAAAACAGTAAAAACTTTGAAATCATGTCATTTTTAAAATATGGgctgatatttttgtttttcgtattCCTGAATTCCT GCAATGGGGAAAGAACTAAAGACAGGATGTATATTCCTATTAAAGCCACAACCCCTTGTTTCAGAAGATTGAATGCAACTCATCAAACGGGTTGTTCAT CTGTCCGAGGAGGAAGCAAAGGTGTAGTACACTACTGTACCAAGGAGGAAGATCTGCAGTTTATATTAAAAAATGGCACTGCAGGTCCTTATGTACCAGTAATTCCAGTGGGCTTACTAACTAAAAAACTTGTAACAGTATTGGAAGAAAGTACAAAAATATCAGGCCTTGTTCTCTATTTGAACAACGACACATTAAATAGTTTCACCCATGATTTACAATGTCCAAATGAAAATTTCGGAGTCCCAAATACATGTACTAAGGAGGAAAATGGGGGAATGTGGAACCAATTCGGGACTGGACTCCTCTTTGAGGATATTACATTTCCCATATTTTATATGGACGATTTTAATGAACTTCATGCTGTAAAAGAATGTTTTGAgaaattcaacaatttttcCTATGAAACACAAAGAGATCGGTCATTATGTTCTGTACAAATGAATTCATTTATGTACGGTGCTAAAAACACTCCTACTTGTATAAG GCGGTCCAATATAGCTACTAATTTGAATCCTATGAGAGTTTGCGATCCTTTAGGAGACAAAAATATTTGGGCAACATTATTCCCCATAGCTAAATATAACAATACTACGGGTGAAGTGAAACCCATTCTTGGGCAGAAATACATCATCATCGCTGCAAGAAGTGATACAGCGTCAATGTTTGATAGAACTTCTGGTGCAGAGAGTCCGATAACTGGTTTTGTTACCCTTCTTACCACTTCtaaaattttgaagaatatgCTTCCAAAGAATGATGGCGACTATA aTACTAATATACTTTTCGTCATATTCGATGGAGAAACTTTTGATTACATTGGTTCACAAAGAATGTTGTACGATATGGAAAGAGGAAATTTTCCGGTTGAAACTGAAAATGGAACCTCCACATTCTTACCTGTTATTAGAGCCAACGATATCTTGTTGTTCCTTGAGTTCAGTCAGCTAAGCAGAacaaatgaaattgtttttgcTCATCGTTACAAAGTGGATGAAATG AATGACAATTTCACTCGACTCCTGATATCCAATAGTCCCATTTCGATAACTGTTGAACCATCTGATGGTACACTACCACCGTCTTCTGCCCAAACGTTCCTGAGGGAATACTCTAATATCTCGACTATCATTCTAGCCAATCACCAAAAGCAATATTCAAATAAATTCTACAACTCTATTTTTGACAATTCATCCAATATAAATTATAAGTATAACAATAAATCCAGTGTTTTGCCGAGTGACAGTATTCAGAAACATCTATACAGTCTTGCTTATACAGTTTCCAAGAGCGTATACCAATTGATCACCAATAAGACCTGGAGTGATGATGATAACGCAGAGGCTGAATATGTGGATTTG GTGGACGAACTGTTGCATTGTTATCTGGAAGATCAAAATTGTAAAATTCatcaggctgttggaaaacaaCCACAG AAGTTCCATGATAATCATACTATGAGCTTGTATGTGGGTATTGACGGATCACCAAGTGACGCTACTACTCTCATAGGCTTCATTCTTGGCTGGTTCACTGGTGATATAGTCGGAGAGTCTACTCAGAATTGTAccaatttatcaaaaaattat GCATTCCGTTTCTATAATATGTCTGTTAGTACAGATAAACTCAATACCACAAAATGCTTCAGTATGGTAATGAATTTCACTGAAGCAGTAAGTCCAGCTTTCATCATTGAAG aTTACGATTGGTCTTCAAACAAGTACAGCAGTTGGACAGAATCTACGTGGGGAGAAATTAGTATGCGCTTGTTCCTAAAGCCTTCAGCGGCTCAAGAAAGTATGACCATGGCTATCGGGTGTATCGCGATGATATTCTCGTTTTTCTTAGTATATTTAATCAAGTCGCGGTCTCACGTACTCTTCACACCAGAACACGTTGAGCCTATCCCTGTGGATTGTTAG
- the LOC123320487 gene encoding uncharacterized protein LOC123320487 isoform X1 — protein MGKRTRKTRWRTLPIGDEQSDSEESNSTLDTRVPPTYHQKYYNRLTYSSQSTPTRRYQSDSTKSTRSSSTASENKITFNEDEYTRITTPRQDVLFKKGYLNKPKTYSTQTSTGNSTTSTGNSTGNGTPDYQSTDLDYESHFMYPNGFLDQNGIYYVNSYEPYPLMVYNAPAYYNNDSCGRTKKYSTESLAETASTSNEETSQEAANHNGVAHGDDVTPPPSQVNGHQHHPQHHMPPPPEYGQVYNVVYPGFYYNGLCPPQELVNCQNHHSEPKRMKRRRRRKLSDSKTADGLAQQNGNASEYTEDDFSSVEEEDEQAEKMAAADDQRSEDHSTSVSPPTENQTNENSEAETSLSDVKEDRTAPVCNGDKSLEPAAQNEPVVTNETAEQASNVSDTNNEDKRVKYNLKPDAQEFVPRAMRPENLQYFKIQPGFMPVPLMSPMGAPNYGHPAYLPPGMPLGYIQQSPAIYPGYMPGFIPAYNPEHVQTIAAPIEEIPQIEAEGDAQQEQRSKNDIDIRTVVSKLEEVANDPQIPDRKTYHNNPPYKKSGQHKNYEERKKFYNKNNNNVQNGYYHKRQNGRYQPVIHNEASNGVQQKEDTNEIKECSKILEDPIAECVQEAENPEIPPNNTPVEIATSIKQPDPAPVKIEITQVIPQQQPQTTLPNGEPQNTIVKEQTTMAEKLTSSPKFQQRSTNLHSSEGPKASNKDNNYSDPRKRWPRRDEKPFQKRDQPVPEDRSNQSYKHNDSQRFVKKFNQNSPAPARKQTATQTTQYSNDNSKRYSETVKKSAQSAPVKTTVRENPQRTARETKPVIPEATNTPNNPTQWISVSSKKKRRNKNMEDSDNGSETPILEEEEDEKQPESNEDRLKDFQQNAFLQNMINGCTKVEATQSEEAREVPDVIRKSPVKIMEVRDLEKELLSSVGVEIKEETEPSTAEVKIVAPTKQKSSSKKKSKKGGQRQQTKRVFITDVDLSEVLPETKKNEAEEDIKEPEEIVVKEDEKEETSEEIQKEEAKLDPLPVVEIEVISEETVEKKELIQIEQTEKKNKKKKKKSKITEAVTNTPTNAEDTYDLLLENTLSNNSEDKTNMEISQELDLIIQRGMYSNLEEKIKALNIIPIKEEFFQSVVQTSRESSTEKSPEFTKLLANSMPKFKYCMASVEDDLKQPSTSRSDLFVENPEMNEILKDLYGEERTSGAVMSELVTRTSPSREIKIETVREKSVESKPEESNDQETEKEKLYPITQAVKNWMTKTRENTPEVEILKSPSKIFKEFCELEGASRNGLVNGKRNSAISESDEEITVYSASRNGSDAADLLECWENEISLESDRGNSIEEVETKDIGDEEVLEVYESKYGQNEDFLELQREIEEKKKQEQEARSRNFPKHGALPYRAICCNVM, from the exons acttAGATTATGAATCGCATTTTATGTATCCCAATGGCTTCCTAGATCAGAACGGAATTTATTATGTAAATA GTTATGAACCGTATCCCTTGATGGTATACAATGCGCCAGCGTACTACAACAATGACAGTTGCGGAAGAACGAAAAAGTACAGCACGGAGTCATTG GCCGAAACTGCCAGCACATCTAATGAAGAAACCTCTCAGGAAGCGGCGAATCACAACGGGGTCGCGCATGGGGACGACGTGACGCCACCCCCATCGCAAGTCAACGGCCACCAACACCACCCCCAGCACCACATGCCGCCACCGCCTGAATACGGACAGGTGTACAACGTGGTCTATCCAGGGTTTTATTACAACGGGCTATGCCCGCCGCAGG AATTGGTAAACTGCCAGAATCACCACTCAGAGCCCAAGAGAATGAAAAGGCGCAGGCGTCGAAAACTCTCGGACTCCAAGACGGCAGACGGTCTTGCGCAACAGAACGGCAACGCTTCCGAATACACCGAGGACGACTTCAGCTCCGTGGAGGAGGAAGACGAACAGGCGGAGAAGATGGCCGCCGCCGACGACCAACGCTCCGAAGATCACTCCACTTCCGTGTCGCCCCCTACCGAGAACCAAACGAACGAAAACTCCGAAGCAGAGACCTCCCTCTCCGACGTCAAAGAGGACAGGACGGCGCCGGTTTGCAACGGCGACAAGTCACTCGAGCCTGCGGCTCAAAACGAACCTGTTGTCACTAACGAAACTGCCGAACAAGCTTCTAACGTTAGCGATACGAACAATGAGGACAAAAGAGTCAAATACAATCTAAAGCCCGACGCGCAGGAGTTTGTTCCGAGGGCTATGCGACCAGAGAACCTCCAGTATTTCAAGATACAACCAGGTTTCATGCCGGTACCACTGATGAGTCCGATGGGCGCTCCTAACTACGGACATCCCGCGTATTTGCCGCCTGGAATGCCGCTCGGTTATATCCAGCAAAGTCCTGCCATTTATCCCGGTTATATGCCAGGGTTCATACCGGCTTACAATCCCGAACACGTCCAGACCATTGCGGCACCCATCGAGGAGATTCCCCAGATAGAAGCTGAAGGAGATGCCCAACAAGAACAAAGATCCAAGAACGACATCGACATCAGAACCGTTGTCTCCAAACTAGAAGAAGTCGCTAATGATCCTCAGATACCCGATCGAAAGACCTATCATAACAATCCACCTTACAAAAAATCAGGACAACACAAGAACTACGAGGAACGTAAGAAATTCTAcaacaaaaacaataacaacGTCCAGAACGGGTACTACCACAAGAGACAGAACGGCAGATACCAACCTGTTATTCACAATGAAGCTTCAAACGGAGTACAACAGAAAGAAGATACCAACGAAATCAAAGAATGCTCCAAAATACTGGAAGATCCAATCGCTGAATGCGTTCAAGAGGCAGAAAATCCAGAAATACCTCCCAACAATACTCCAGTTGAGATTGCAACATCGATTAAACAGCCAGATCCAGCTCCAGTAAAAATAGAAATCACACAAGTCATCCCACAGCAGCAGCCACAAACTACACTTCCAAACGGTGAACCTCAAAATACAATAGTGAAGGAACAAACAACTATGGCTGAAAAATTAACCAGTTCACCTAAATTCCAACAGAGATCTACTAATCTCCATTCGAGCGAAGGACCCAAAGCATCTAACAAAGACAATAATTACTCTGATCCCAGAAAGAGGTGGCCAAGGAGGGACGAAAAACCCTTCCAAAAGAGGGACCAACCAGTACCAGAAGATAGATCCAACCAAAGTTACAAACACAACGACAGCCAGAGGTTcgtaaaaaaattcaaccagAATAGCCCAGCTCCAGCTAGGAAACAAACTGCCACACAAACTACTCAGTACTCCAACGATAATTCCAAGAGGTACTCTGAAACCGTGAAAAAGTCAGCTCAAAGTGCACCGGTCAAAACAACAGTCAGAGAAAACCCCCAGAGGACTGCAAGAGAAACCAAACCAGTAATACCTGAAGCAACAAATACTCCAAACAATCCAACACAGTGGATCTCCGTTTCCAgcaaaaagaaaagaagaaaCAAGAACATGGAAGATTCAGATAATGGCTCTGAAACTCCTATATTGGAAGAGGAGGAAGATGAGAAGCAACCTGAATCTAACGAAGACAGGTTGAAAGATTTCCAACAGAACGCGTTCTTACAGAATATGATAAATGGGTGCACTAAAGTTGAAGCAACGCAGTCTGAGGAAGCCAGAGAAGTTCCTGACGTCATAAGAAAGAGTCCCGTGAAAATTATGGAAGTGAGGGACTTGGAAAAAGAGCTATTGAGCAGTGTCGGCGTAGAAATCAAAGAGGAAACTGAGCCTTCGACGGCAGAGGTTAAAATTGTCGCACCAACCAAGCAGAAGTCAAGCTCGAAGAAAAAGTCCAAGAAAGGTGGGCAAAGACAACAAACTAAACGTGTGTTCATAACTGATGTCGATTTATCAGAGGTACTTCCTGAAACCAAGAAGAATGAAGCTGAAGAAGATATTAAAGAACCTGAAGAAATCGTTGTTAAGGAAGACGAAAAAGAAGAAACTTCTGAGGAAATTCAGAAGGAAGAAGCCAAACTTGATCCACTTCCAGTTGTGGAGATAGAAGTGATCTCAGAAGAAACCGTTGAAAAGAAAGAACTGATCCAGATTGAACAAactgaaaagaaaaacaaaaagaagaagaagaaatcgaAAATTACCGAAGCTGTAACGAACACACCAACAAACGCAGAGGACACTTACGATCTTCTCCTAGAAAACACACTCTCGAATAACTCCGAAGATAAGACGAACATGGAGATATCACAAGAGTTAGATCTTATCATACAGAGGGGTATGTACAGTAATCTTGAGGAGAAAATCAAAGCTCTCAACATAATTCCCATAAAAGAAGAGTTCTTCCAATCTGTGGTACAGACTAGCAGGGAATCCAGCACAGAAAAATCGCCTGAATTCACGAAACTCCTGGCGAACTCTATGCCGAAATTCAAATATTGCATGGCTTCTGTGGAAGACGATTTGAAACAACCTTCTACTTCCAGAAGTGACTTATTCGTTGAAAACCCCGAAATGAACGAAATTCTGAAAGACTTGTATGGGGAGGAAAGAACATCTGGAGCAGTAATGAGCGAATTAGTGACAAGAACAAGTCCTTCCAGAGAAATCAAGATAGAAACGGTAAGAGAGAAGTCTGTAGAATCAAAACCAGAAGAAAGTAACGACCAGGAAACAGAGAAAGAGAAGCTGTACCCAATAACTCAGGCGGTGAAGAACTGGATGACCAAAACCAGGGAGAACACTCCCGAAGTAGAGATCTTGAAGAGTCCCAGCAAGATATTCAAGGAATTCTGTGAGCTGGAAGGTGCGTCCAGGAACGGCCTGGTCAATGGTAAAAGAAACAGCGCCATCTCTGAAAGCGATGAAGAAATCACCGTATATTCTGCTTCCAGGAATGGCAGCGATGCGGCCGACCTCTTAGAGTGTTGGGAGAATGAAATTTCCTTGGAATCCGACCGTGGTAACTCCATAGAAGAAGTGGAAACAAAGGATATTGGAGACGAGGAAGTGTTGGAGGTTTACGAGAGCAAATACGGACAAAACGAGGACTTTTTGGAGCTCCAGCGCGAGATCGAAGAGAAAAAGAAGCAGGAGCAGGAGGCGAGATCCAGAAACTTCCCGAAACATGGAGCATTACCGTATCGCGCTATCTGTTGTAACGTCATGTGA